The sequence TAGACAAGATCTGCCTTAACATCCTCCATGTTTCTGgaagaatttattattattattattattattattattattattattattattattaaagaaaaagggCTAAAAGCAGTACagtcaaatattaaattttgggAGTTTAGTTGGGCCTTAAATTAGTGATCATTTCACCTGGGCCATTAatgtgaaaaaaagaaatttagatTTCGTTTGACGAAATGACACAGTATAGAGCTTCTGAGAAAcatattatgttaattttgtgaaattaaGTGATCAATAACAAGGTCTGTCACAACAATAATTTAGTAGTAATGTAATTGACTCTTATATTAAGGGTTGATTTCTTTCTAAAGCATGATTAGGGTttcgtaataaaaaaaaaatgtgttaagTACTTTTTTATGGGGTTTTTATAAGAATaagagtaaaaaaaacaaatataaatttaaaaatagaagatcatgtatttacaattttttgaatcaagaaaaataagacaaaaaagTATAAGAGGTTGTAGACCACGTTTGAGATTGATAAGTGTACATTTACTAATTTGAGAATGgcattgcttttttttattttttttataattgtgaCAGTACGATAATCAGATGGAATCGATCATTTGTCTATACTCTCTTATTCGATGATACAGAGATTTGACTGAggattttttatgttattttgtgtACAAGGAAACCTCACTGCTCCACACAATGTATCCTTGCCCACTATGTATTGGGTGAAATTTGCCAACCCCACCACTAATAAGGGCAAATGTCTTATCCATCAAACTAACCCAATGTTGACGTTaactttgtttttaaatttattttaatgtaaataaaatatataatttgattcaattaatgtttaatttttataaaaattgttgGTAAACTATTTTGTTTGTGGAATTTGGTGTTTCCTTAACTttgttagatattttttttgtttaaaatattagagGAAATTGCTTGAGTCTCtttaaaaacaatggattactAATATGCTcaatgtatattaaaaaaatttaaatgaattttgtttagagtgaaatacaaaataaaaagaaaaaaattgaaagttactTAAGCAATTTGGATTGAAGAGGAattaataaagaagaaaagggaaagacgtgaaataaaaaatgttaaaaaaaaaaagaaacaatattaattttatgaacTTATCCTTCTTGCTTACCTGTTTGTAGTATCTTGCCTCAATCCAGACAAAAACTTTTTAGGAATTCACAAACAAAACTAGTAATAGATCCCATGGCAGCATGCAATGCAACATGAGATAAAGGATCATGTGCCAATGGTCCCCCTTTGATCAATCCTTTGATGGCCATGAACTGGTGCTCATTGGACACATATAACAAATGATCTATAAGCTTGTTCTTCATCAGATTAGTTGaacatgcacatatatatatagtttttgctTGACTACCCATTAAAAGTgagtaaaaaaatcatttttgtttatgtttataagttttataaatcattattatttgtttgtttttgttatactctacatcaaaaaaaaaaaaaattataatatgtataaaCGATTCTTTAAATTTaggttatattttttaaaataagataatcACACATCAcctatttagtatttattaatgtttgttgtcagtgttataatataataattgttGCTTTATGTGTGTTGCCAGATGTTTTTGTTCAGTTTAAATTTGTTTGCGAGTCGTCTATAGTTTTAGTAATGGATTCccttattattgtaattttttttttatctttaatgtgtgtgatttatctatttttaaaaataatagtaaaaataaaataaaagtaaataaacattCCATTGGATGGCAATATTAATACAAAGATTTGGCATAGTCTGATTTTTAAAGAGTAAAACAACAAACTTTTAGTACttaataacaacaacattaTACCTCTTGTGTTTGCTTCTCAAGTAACATTcactttattaaatatatatatatatatatatataacattatacTGTGATCAAAACACCCTAAACAAAACATTCTGGTTTCCATTCTTCAACTTAATTCTGCAACCAAGACAAGGTCTTGAATCTCAAGCTGATGTGGGAAGTGGTGTATTTGCATGCTTCCAGCCAAATGATTCATCAAACTCATAACTCCTGGAGCCCGCGACTTCTTCAACAGGAATTAAATCGGAAATTTCTCTCAAGTCATCCTCTGTCAGCTTCACTTGTAATGCTCCAATGTTACTATCCAGGTTCTTGATTTTAGTTGTTGCTGAAATCATAAGAAACAagcaatgaaagaaaaaaagttatgaataagaaatatttatattagaaaTTCATCAAATGCTTACCAGGGATTGGAACAACATCATTCCCTTGATGGAGAACCCAAGACAGAGCTAGTTGAGCAGTGCTGCATTCATGTTTCTTAGCCAAATTCTCAACTCTCACATACAGTGCTTTGTTCTTCTCCAAGTTCTCAGAACTATACCTTGGGTGTGGAAGCTAGAATTTATTGGCAAACGTTCATTTAGCTAATTATTAAACTAAGGAGAATAACAGCTCTGATATCAAATtacttatataattatgtatatacatacgCTGTGTTCATGAACACTTTCTGAAACTCCTTTGCCACCAAAAAATCCCCGGCCAAGTGGACTGTATGATACTATTCCAATTCCAAGTTCTCTGCATAACAAAGAGAAATTCATGTTACAAATCTCAAACACTAAAAGAAGAAAGTCTTTGAACTTGATTTGGACCTGCAAAGTGGGACAATTTCATCTTCAATATCACGAGACCACAAAGACCATTCCATTTGAACTGCAGAAATGGGATGCACTGCATGAGCACGCCTGATTGTATGAGGGCTGGCTTCTGATAAACCAATATACCTCACTTTCCCCTCTTCCACCAACTTCTTCAATTCTCCAATCTATACAAACATGATTGTGAATATAACTGTATATGATCATGAGTAATTCATGTTCTTGACTCTTGATTccctcacacacacacacatgtatataAAGAGACTAGATACTCACAGTTTCCTCAATAGGAACAGTCTGATCAACCCTATGCTGATAATACAAATCAATGTAGTCAACTTGAAGTCTCTTGAGACTGGCCTCACAAGAAGCCCTCACATACTCTGGCTTCCCATTAACCCCCATACCTCTTTCATCAAGACCACAAACGCCAAATTTTGTTGCCAATTGGATCTTCTCTCTTGGCAACTCCTTCAATGCCTACAAGTACCaaatttttctcacttttttcttttaaataatgaaCCTAATCACTTTAAATAACTAAGACTTGCCTTGCCAATCAAGATCTCATTAGTATAAGGTCCATAAACATCAGCGGTGTCAAAGAAGGTGATCCCTTGATTGAATACATACTTAAGGAAGGCTATCCCTTCTTCTTCTGGTAGAGGCTTGTTGTATACTCCACTCAGTGTCAAACATCCAAAACCCAGCTTGGAAACCTGGCAATTCATGCATGTTAATCACAGTAttatcaacaacatcaacatgaGATGAAActgtttacacacacacacagagtgacaaagaaacagagaaagaCCTCTAGTCCTTGTGTTCCCAGTTTTACTCTGGGCATCTGGCACTGATTGTTCTTTTCCATTGCTTCCCACTATGCACTTGAAGATGAACATGTTGAATTTATAAAGGTCAAAAATAGAGCCAATCAAAATGAAGCTTCTTGGATAGAAAGCACAGATATTTTGGTAAAGAAATCAATAACATCAATGAGATCTTCTTCTAGTGAGATCAGTGCTTTCGTAAGCGTTTGAAGAGACATGTCATTGAGAAAGTTTTGGTTTAATCACTGAAAACTCCTCCCTTGTAGACAGTGGCGGACCTAGGAATTTAGTTCAGCCCGGacttaaataaaagtcaatattctcatattcatcaccttttaattttttggcaTTTTTAGCCCAACCAGGACCTCTCTTCAGTCCAACCACGATCAGTGGCAAAACCAAAACTCATCAGTAAAGGGGTTGAAGTCAACTACTATAATTGTGATGGatgttttgaacaatttttcaaactttatttaaacttaaaaaaaattagtaatttttaaataagaaaaaattttcaatgccacattattaatttaattttttcttgattattaaaaaaatcataaagtttagatcattatttttgttatataatttttaaaatttccacaattttttgaaagaaaaaccttgtttttaattattaaaattattaaaaacttacaaTTGCAAACTCTAGGATTTGAACCATGGTGGGCTCCTATCATTCAACTCCCAtaaaccactcaagcacatacCCATTACATATTAgctaaacacaaacaaaatattattaaacattaatattcatataaaaaaatattattggacACGGTTCTTCtaaagttttccggccggccaGCCCGGGCTTCAGCCCGGGCTGACCCCATGTGGGTCCGCCCCTGCTTGTAGATCTGCCTCAATATCCTCCATGTTTCtggaagaatttttttattattattattattatttaataaaaatggataaaagcAGTACAGTCAAACATTGAATTTTGGAAGTTTATTTGGGTCTTAAATTAGTATCATTTCACCTGGGCCGTTAatgtgaaaacaaaattttttttgatatttcGTTTGAAGAAAAGACAGTATAGACCTTCTGAACaaatattatgtaattttaGTGATAAACAACAAGGTGTGCCACAACAATAATTTAGTGAAAATACACTTGACTCTAATATTAAAGTTCGAGGGTTTATTTTCTTCCTAATGCATGATTAGtgttcattaataaaaaaatgtgttatgtatttttttataaaaaattaaaaaaataacaaatatatatttaataattgaagatcatgtatttacaattttttaagtCACATGCAGATGGAAATTTGTTCATAAAAAATCATTTCTTTATgctgattaaaattaaaaataaaccaaatatTTGGTTATTGGACTAGATTCTGCGGCTTAATATATGAGATTACAATAAATTACAACAAATAAGGAAGGATAGGATGAGAAGTacaaattacaataaataaagaagaacaagatatgaagGTATAAGAGGTGGTAGAACATGCTTGAgaattacaagtgtacattgaCTAATTTGAGTTGTGttgcttttcttttaattttttaataattacgaCAAATGCAATGATTAGAGGAGATTGATCGTTTGGCTATGCTCTCTCATTCAATGATACAAGGATTTGGCAGGGGACCTTTTATGTTATCTTGTGTATGAGAAAACTCCACCTCGCCACATAATGTACCCTTAGCCACTATGCATTGAATGAAATTTAAACCCCCTAATGGGGGCAAATGTTTTATCCATTGAACTAGCCTAATATTGACATTGAcattacttttaaatttatcttaatgtgaataaaataaatagtttgattctattaatatttaaattttattaaaaattgttgcCAAATCATTTTGTTTCTGTAATTTGGTGTTTTCTTAACTTTGTTACatgttcaataatttaaaatattagagaATATTGCTCGAGTCtctttaaaaacaatgaattactAATatgctcaaatatatatatatatatttatatttatgaattttatttagattgatatacaaaataaaaaactagaagTTGTTGGACGATCAATTCCTAGGCCATGAGTACGCCCTGATGTATATAGTGCTTGtcactttcaaaaaaaaaatgaaaaattacttaagcaaatatatttttcaatagtaGCATATTGAAAAATCGTCATGAGAAATAGTATTTTGAATACTTCATACCATCTGGTGGACGAGTGAAAAAAACAATGGAATCGCTGCTTGAAGACTTCTTAGGTCGCACTGGTGGTGGCGTGCATGAAAAGAGATTCCAAAACCACAATTTAGTGCATATGGCTTCTAAAGACTCTTTTCTTCACCGCGGCATAGCGGTGGCGTGCAAGAAAGGAGATCCCACAACCACAACGAAGTCCAGATGGATTCCAAAGACTCTTCTCTTCGCCACGGGCACTTGAGACCGGGTGTTTCTTATACCAAAGCATCGAGCCCTCCCTCTGTTCACACTTATGGCAACCCCCCTCCCCAACTGAGTTCAAGACCATCACCACC comes from Dioscorea cayenensis subsp. rotundata cultivar TDr96_F1 chromosome 15, TDr96_F1_v2_PseudoChromosome.rev07_lg8_w22 25.fasta, whole genome shotgun sequence and encodes:
- the LOC120276934 gene encoding probable aldo-keto reductase 1, which gives rise to MEKNNQCQMPRVKLGTQGLEVSKLGFGCLTLSGVYNKPLPEEEGIAFLKYVFNQGITFFDTADVYGPYTNEILIGKALKELPREKIQLATKFGVCGLDERGMGVNGKPEYVRASCEASLKRLQVDYIDLYYQHRVDQTVPIEETIGELKKLVEEGKVRYIGLSEASPHTIRRAHAVHPISAVQMEWSLWSRDIEDEIVPLCRELGIGIVSYSPLGRGFFGGKGVSESVHEHSLPHPRYSSENLEKNKALYVRVENLAKKHECSTAQLALSWVLHQGNDVVPIPATTKIKNLDSNIGALQVKLTEDDLREISDLIPVEEVAGSRSYEFDESFGWKHANTPLPTSA